The genome window AGAAGATGAATTAATCGTTGGTCGGAGATTTCCTTTAATTCAGGTATATAAAGCTTGTAAACCTTAAATTCTTTTTCGTTAACGATGTGAAACTCAAAAGGTTCATCGAATCCTGCGTTCCTTAATTTTGCTATAACCTCTTTTGGTTTAAGCTTTGTTTTAATCAAAATATCTATATCGCTAATTAAGGCGTAATCCCTTTTCGCTACTGAGCCGAAAAGAAAAATTTTACACTCCCCATCCATCCCTTTCAAGAATGAGATTAAATTTCTTAAGTAGGATGGTAAATTCTTGAAGGTTGCCTCCCTTCTCTT of Candidatus Bathyarchaeia archaeon contains these proteins:
- a CDS encoding nucleotidyltransferase domain-containing protein → KRREATFKNLPSYLRNLISFLKGMDGECKIFLFGSVAKRDYALISDIDILIKTKLKPKEVIAKLRNAGFDEPFEFHIVNEKEFKVYKLYIPELKEISDQRLIHLLFNFRKGC